DNA sequence from the Ruminococcus albus 7 = DSM 20455 genome:
ACCGTCCTATCTTATAACTTCTCTATTTCGTCCATGAGTGCCTGAAGAGCCTTGTCCTCAGATACTGTATAGAGCTTTTCGCCGTGTGCAAATATGACAGCCTTGCCATCACCGCCTGCGATGCCGATATCAGCTTCGCCCGCTTCTCCTATACCATTCACGACACAGCCCATCACTGCAACTTTGATATCCTTATGGATATCCTTGGTAAGTTCCTCTACCTTCTTGGCAAGACCGATAAGGTCTATCCTCGTCCTGCCGCAGGTAGGACATGATACTATCTGCACTCCGCTGCCTCTGCCAATTGCTTTGAGTATATCCTTAGCGGCATATATCTCCTTTTCGGGTGAGTCTGTCAGTGATACCCTTATGGTTTCACCTATGCCGTCGACCAGCAGAGAACCGATACCAATTGAGGATTTTATCAGACCCATTCGCTCGGTGCCCGCTTCCGTCACACCTAAGTGCAGAGGATAACTTACAAGCTCGGAAAGTTTGCGATAAGCTTCTATCATTATATTAACATCCGATGATTTAAGCGAAATGACGATATCACCGAAATCACACTGTTCAAGAATACTAACGTGACCCATAGCACTTTCTACAAGTGCATCAGCACATGGCGAACCGTATTTTGCAAGCAGATCCTTTTCAAGCGAACCGCCGTTAACTCCGATCCTTATGGGGATATGCTTTTCGGTGCATTTTTTTACTACTGCCTTAACTTTTTCCATATCGCCGATATTGCCGGGATTAATACGTATCTTGTCGATACCTGCATCAGCTGCGGCAAGTGCCAGTTTATAGTCAAAGTGTATATCCGCTACAAGAGGGATATTTATCTTTTCCTTTATAGCAGGGATAAGCGCCACAGCATCCATATTCGGGATAGCCGCACGTACTATCTCGCAGCCGGCTTTTTCAAGGCTTACTGCCTGTGCCACAGAACCCTCGATATCAGTCGAAGGCACATTCAGCATTGATTGTATATAAATATGCTTGCCGTCAAGTGTAAGGTTACCTACCTTGACAGGTCTGACGTTTCTCATTTCAACGCTCTCCTTTTTAATTTAACCATTTTGCCAGCAGTTCATCGACCTTCGTTCTGCCGTGGAGTGCATCGCGCCACTTACAGGGATACCGTTATGGCGGAATACTATATCTTCAAGAAACTTATCGGAAAAGTTTTCTGTTCAGAATGACCTATCTCCCTAAAGCAGTACTCCGATATATGACCTATGAAATCCATGGGGAGACGATCACTTGATCCCCGACCGGCAGACCAAAGATGCCGACTTTAAATTTGTCTGCATCTTTCATATCATACTAACTTTGTTATATCGCTGACAGTAATAACTACCATGAGCAAAAGCAAAGCAGCCATACCTATGGTATGCACCATACCTTCTTTCTCGGGAGGTACAGGCTTTCTGCGGATAGCTTCAAGTAACAGGAATATAAATCTGCCGCCGTCAAGTGCAGGCAGAGGCAGGATATTAAAGACACCTACATTTATCGATATGAACGAAGAGAAATAAAGTATGGAATACATCAGACTCTTCCAGTTGATCTTTCCGGTTTTTTCATCACGCTCACTGTCTATTACATCCCCGATAGAATCTACGATACCAACAGGGCCGCTCATATCTTTCAACGAGTATTTTCCTCTTATTATATCAGCAAGAGATATATAGATCAGCCTTGCATCGGTAGCTGTCTGTTTGAAAGCCTGAGTAACCACAGAACCTGCGGTAACTTCTTGGGGCTCTACCCAGAAATCGTAGTGGATACTCATCTGTCCTTCTTCGTTAACAGATGTCGCAAGCTTGACATCTTTCAGGCTGACACGCTTGCCGTTTCTTACTACGACCATATCGTAAACACCGTCATCGTCGGTGCTGAATTTGTAGGACATATCAGTCGAGGTGAATATCCTCATTCCGTTTATAGCGATTATCTTGTCATCAACTTTAAGTCCTGTCTGTTGACTGACTGCTTTATCTTCAAATTTTGATATGGTCGTTGTAGCTATAGCATCACTCATACAAGTCTGTACCATGATGAGTATCAGACCAAGTATAAGATTCATGCATACGCCTGCAACAACGATTATCATCCTTCTCCAAA
Encoded proteins:
- a CDS encoding M50 family metallopeptidase yields the protein MSIIVAVVIFSLIITIHEFGHFIAAKANGVKVNEFAIGMGPALFKKKKGETLYALRIFPIGGYCAMEGEDTESADGKAFCQKAVWRRMIIVVAGVCMNLILGLILIMVQTCMSDAIATTTISKFEDKAVSQQTGLKVDDKIIAINGMRIFTSTDMSYKFSTDDDGVYDMVVVRNGKRVSLKDVKLATSVNEEGQMSIHYDFWVEPQEVTAGSVVTQAFKQTATDARLIYISLADIIRGKYSLKDMSGPVGIVDSIGDVIDSERDEKTGKINWKSLMYSILYFSSFISINVGVFNILPLPALDGGRFIFLLLEAIRRKPVPPEKEGMVHTIGMAALLLLMVVITVSDITKLV
- the ispG gene encoding flavodoxin-dependent (E)-4-hydroxy-3-methylbut-2-enyl-diphosphate synthase, translating into MRNVRPVKVGNLTLDGKHIYIQSMLNVPSTDIEGSVAQAVSLEKAGCEIVRAAIPNMDAVALIPAIKEKINIPLVADIHFDYKLALAAADAGIDKIRINPGNIGDMEKVKAVVKKCTEKHIPIRIGVNGGSLEKDLLAKYGSPCADALVESAMGHVSILEQCDFGDIVISLKSSDVNIMIEAYRKLSELVSYPLHLGVTEAGTERMGLIKSSIGIGSLLVDGIGETIRVSLTDSPEKEIYAAKDILKAIGRGSGVQIVSCPTCGRTRIDLIGLAKKVEELTKDIHKDIKVAVMGCVVNGIGEAGEADIGIAGGDGKAVIFAHGEKLYTVSEDKALQALMDEIEKL